In Larimichthys crocea isolate SSNF chromosome VII, L_crocea_2.0, whole genome shotgun sequence, the genomic stretch TGGCTTTCCAGCACACAGGTGAAGTGGAAAAAGTTTGTACTATTTTTTATATCATGGCCACTAAGAACGCTCAGTTCTGACCAGCTGCAACACAAAGATAACTTTTAATAACTGGATAGTTCAACTAGACAactatcatccatccatctgttatGATGGTGGAGGTGTTAAATAATCGGACATTTTTTAGATTGGTTATTATAAATATGCTTTTGTCAAgattaaaatgatatatttattcatgcatAATCATTTGTGTCCAGGTGTGCTGATCTAATGTCAGGGGTAACTAAGGTGTTGAAGAGTGTAGGAGTGACCTGCTGCACCGTTCAGCCAGAGTttgcttcctgctgctctgcatcCTCAGCTGgcagtgatggaggagatgCCTCCCCGCTCGTCCACAGAGAGGACCCATCCCTGCCTCCTCCACTGGCCTGTAACCTCGCCTGTGGAAAAGCCTGTGCTGGGAGCATGTGCTGCTCTCCTTTAGAAGAGAGCAGGAGTGTGCTGGCACCACCAGGTGGAGAAACAAAGGAAGAGCCTCAGACACTGGTCATCGAGAACACCTTCCTCTGACTGTCAGATTGAACCAAAAAATTGCACTGACAGATAAATGAATGATCTGATATGATTGTAGAGATGTAAAGATGATGGATGTCTGCACATTATATGTAAATGTTCTTTTAGTTttcatacatttaaacattttttcttatgttgtctcACTTCTTATTATCACCATGTTTgtattgaaataaaacaaataataatattaaagtgTCTCTTTTCACtttaacataatataaaatgtattgagAACAAATCCATATAGATAATGTATTTGATAGTATATTATGAGTACCTTTTATATACCAAATGAAACATACTTTTGAGTAAGTACTTGTATTTTGCGCTactttatacatttacatttttctaacaGATTATAGATGCTAAATCCTTTACAGTTTAGgattttacatataaaacatgatatataattatacattGTTACAGATTAAAGTATAAAGGATTTGACcaactacaacattaaaataccaCTTATATATGAATACATCAATACTCATTCAATAATAAGTAACTTATATATGAATACATCAATACTCATTCAATAAtaagtaaaatgttaaatgcaGGAATCTTACTTGTGATGGAGTAAttttatacaataatatattatGGATTGTTACTTATACATAAGTAAATAACTAGAATACTTTCACCAATGTATCTGTCAAACATATGTAGTAACTAAACATATTTTGGGATAAAGTAGTAAATTGAATAGAATTGAAATaagaagacaagacaggaaaaaGTACAAGATGTTTGGTAGTCCAAAGTAATCAATTACAGGAGCCCATCTGTTTAAAAATATGTCTGTCTTTACATTTTTCTTCCAAGTACAGATCATTAACCTCTGTTGACATATATTGTATATAGCTAGACTAGATATCTAGATATCTAGTGGTTGGCAGTGAATTGAACCAAGACAAGGATATGCaattaaatatttctcttttccaTTGCTCCATTGGGGATCCCTCCTATAATGTAATACATTGGGTCAAGTGGTAAATCAGTATTCAAAATGGCAAGTATTACTGTATGAATGCCTCTCCAGTTTAACTCCCAAACAATAggtgtgatttgtttttgcttctgtcatatattacaaaatacaaagtttttTAAATACCTCATTCTTAATTTCGAGTTGATTTCTTTCCACAGTGGGCTGTTAGTTACTCTATGTCCcctttcacacacttttttttatttttatggtcaGACATGTGATCTGTCAATGCAGGAAAAGCACAAGTGTAACTAAAACCAGTAATGACATAGCTAAACTGAATGCAGCCATTattaatatgataataataataataaaatgtcttctCTGCTGTGATTTCAACACCgatttctacttttatttaattataatccTGAAAATATCTTTTACCTGTGATGACACGACGTATCAGCCAATCACAATGCTCTGCTTTGCATAACACCAGACCAGACTACGTTTCccctttaatgtgtttatttgacatGAATATGCTACAGGGTACCTAGTACGTTATTTTACTGCATGTATAGAAGCTATTTCTGATAAAAGCCAAATATCGATGGTGAAACCATGACAAAGACAAGTCTAGCTTGGACTGGGGTATATAAACATCTCGCCGCCATGTGTCAAAGTGCCCGGATGAGCCTCGGTGGTCCGGGGTGCAGGCTTCAAACCTGTAGCTGCTTAGCGGCAGAGTGGTTCAATTCCACCTTTCGGGCGACCTGTCGTCACCTTTATGCCCAAATAAGGGTCTTCCTAACGGTTTAAAATATCAAACGTTAGACAAGTTTATCGATAACTTAAATGGAAATATGAACGAAAACTATTGTTACATTTCAGTCACGGGTGAATTGTATCGATCTaaattaaatctgacacattttatacacattaCACCGAAAAAGTGGTGATTTATTtacgctctttttttttttttttacaaccgTTAAAACTGCTACGTCACGAACCTACTTCCTGTTTacctttgtcatttttttctacGCAGTACGTGATTGTAGTTTGTGTACAGGACTACTAAATGCCATATATGGTTAGTAACTATGGTGACACCATGACAACGGAGGGTCTCCTAGGGGATGAGGTATATATACATCACAACGACAACGTTCTAGTGCCCGGATGAGCCTCGGTGGTCCGGGGTGCAGGCTTCAAACCTGTAGCTGCTTAGCGGCAGAGTGGTTCAATTCCACCTTTCGGGCGACACGAGGTCCGGACTAATTAGTCATTTAATCTTATGTTTGATGCTTCACCGATATGTAGGAAGACTATATGATatgaaaaatgttattacatttcaatCATAGCCGAGCTAAATCActttaagttaaatataaacacattatatacaTGTTACACCACCAACCAATCACGAATTTACTTCCAGAGAAATAGAAGCAATACGTGTAAAATATATAGTGTGATAAAAtaagaatgaaaatataaaattaaaaataaaatcttactCATCTTTTTTATTAGTGTACAGTTTAATAGGCTGTAAGTACAACTCACTTATTTTTGTTGGCACAATACaagactaaaataataataatattgatgatgtttttttgtctctcattctttctgttgtaactttaaaaaacaaaacaaattaacataAGTTGGTACAGCAGCTTACAATACACACTGGGGAAATATACAAAAGAAGTATACAAAAAACTCTATATTCTATaagttaaaaacataaaataaaagttatatacactatatgttaaaaaaaagaacatgtacACAATGAAGTAAAATCAACCATTAAAGAGTGTAACTTTAATAAACTCTGAAACTTGCCACAGACTTTTTGTGTAATAACAACACCAAAATAAACAGTGCACAGTTTCAGGATGTCAATgtcaaaatgatcaaaatattcTACAGGATATACTTTATGTATAACCTTAAACTACACCCATTTTATCTTATTGgtgatgaaatatttattcatggaGCAACCTTCTGCCACTTACAAATTACTCCAGTAGATGGTGAcatgagggagagagacactATTTTGCTAAAATATGTCACGTGTTATCACTTTTAGatgtcacaaaacaaaattaacataAGTTGgtacagcagctcacaatacacaCTGGGGATAAGAGGAAATATACAAAAaagtatacaaaaaaaatctatattctataagttaaaaacataaaataaaagttatatacactatatgttaaaaaaaaagaacatgtacATACAATAAAGTAAAATCAGCCATTAAGGAGTGTAACTTTGATTTGAGAGACACTATTTTGCTAAAACATGTCACGTGTTATTACTTTTAGATgtcacaaaacaaatttcacTTGCAAACGACAATAAATCTCTGCACTTTTACCTCCACTACGTTTATCTGACAGCTAACATCACTGTGCATTATTTACACAtctaataatgtaaataaatattcaatCTATTATCTGTCTACATCCGCTTCCGCGGGAAacacactttgattgacagctgatgAAAGCCAATCACGTTCCTCGTTGCTGTAGGCGGGCCGATCAACGCGGTAGTCAGGCTGCGTCAAGCGGAAGGTGCGTGATGTCCTTGCCTGCTTGATTTTGGGGCTAACGTGGATTAAAAAACTCACCCCGTGTTTGGTGGAGGTCACTGTTTTCATATTGCATGGTAAGACAGACCTGTGAACGTATTCTCAGCGCTGTGTCAGATCTGTTTAGTAAAATAAACCGACATGTAGCTGTGTTAGCGACCTGCTAACGAGCTAACGTTAGTAGTAGTATCTGCACATATTTATGAATGAACATCAGATCAGGAGCcgaaatattaaataattattgagttaaagagagaaaactgaagACATATAACATTTGTAAAGCTGTGGCCACAATTATGACTTGATAAATGAGACATTTGTAAAGCTGTGGCCACAATTATGACTTGATAAATGAGTAAAAACAGCttattgtttaaattaaaatgatttttttttgtgtgtttttatgtcagcTACAACTTTCTATTGTATTAAAAATGCATACTAAGTCCAGACAccctttccttttctgtcttccaGGTTTGACTTCCACTACAGTCCATCATGCCTCTTCATAAATACCCCCCCAAAATCTGGGAtgccctgaaactgaagcagggCATCTACGCTCGCCTCCCTAAACACTACCTCAAGTCCCTCGAGCAGAAAGAGCCCACCCCGGTCCACTGGAGGCCTCTGGGAGTCAAGTACCGAGCCAACCCGCAGACGGGCCACAAGGAACGGGTGCAGGATGTCCCCATCCCCATCTACTACCCTCCACAATCGCAGGACGGCCTGTGGGGAGGAGAAGGCTGGATATCAGGCTTCAGATACGCCAACAATGACAAAGTGAGTCTCCAGGaaaatagttttctttctttagggGAAGTGTGTCGACGTGACGCACTAATGCACAAATATCTTAGCTTagggtttatttttatgtcaccATCAGCTTCCGTCTCTTAACAGTAAACGCTTCGATAAAGCAGAACTATCATAAAAATCTACTTTCGATCTTGGCGGGAATTCTAAGAAAAGGGTTATGAGTTACGTTTGCAGTCAAGTAAGCAACTTTTAACAGAGTCTTCTCTTTGTCAGTGTGAATCGCAGGTTTTTTGACCAGAGTCTTCTCTTTGTCAGTGTGAATCGCAGGTTTTTTGACCATGATTTTTGACCACAACTTTATCctttatatgaaaaatatatcaaaatactATTAGATATAGGAAGTGTATATGTCCGTTAAGATAACATAATTATCTGTATGCCCCAATTTCAGTTTTCACTCTGTCCATCACACCTGGATCTGAAgatatttattgaaaaataaattctgaTATTCACACATTGATACAGTATggccaataaaaacataactttaAGTTTTTCCAACATGTTTTGTACTTACACTCGTCCACAGAAGTAAATGTTTTTGACACATGTGGCTCTACATATCATCATACTTACTGTCTcttgttttctgatttgtctTGCTCTGTAGTTGTCAACTCGTCTGAGGAAGACCTGGAAACCGCAACTGCTCAAGAGAGAGCTGTACAGCGAGATCCTCGACCACAAGTTCACCATCCCAGTCACGCCGCGCACTCTGGATCTAATCGATGCTGCCTACGGATTTGACTTTTATATTCTTAAAGTAAGAGAATGTGCGAGAACTGTGtgacaaaatcacattttccatAGGTCTTTTTACATGATTGTAATCATCCAACTCTTATCAGACACAAAAGGAAGACCTGAACTCCAAGCTGGGGATGGACCTGAAGAGGGCCATGCTGCTTCGACTGGCACGCAAAAGCACAGAGCTTTACCCCAACGACCCCGTCAAGAGAGAGACGGTCTACAACAAATACAAGGTAGGTGGGAAGTCCACTGAGCGATCCTAAATGTGCTGGGAATGAAACGTTTTCTGGCCAACTAACCTGAGTGTTTACCATTTCTATTTCTGAGCAGCAGTTTGAGATcccagaggaggaggcagagtgGTTGGGTCTGAATCTGGAGGAGGCCGTTGAAAAACAGAGGCAGCTGGAGCACAAAGTAAGTCCACGAACACAACAAACTGTTCTACCTCACACACAAATGGCTAGAGTCAAAGTGGTAGAGCTAATGCTCTGCAAGATCTTAAAGAAACTTCTAACTCTGACCCCAGAAAGATGATAACACCGAGTTCAGTCTGTGGTTTGTCTATcctgactgttttgtttgtcttccagGAGCCCGAGCCTCTGTTCAAGGTCTGCGTGGATGAGCTGGTGAAGGAGCTGCATGTTCAAAAACTCTCAGAGCCGGTCCTCATAGAGAAGAAGTGACCACCTGAGCTGTCAAAGCCAGACCAGAGACAGCTTCTGAAACTGAAAGAATGAGTAGGTTGAACTGTCAAGCTTCtccaggtggtggtggtgggagttTCAGAGTTTCTGAATCATTTTCACTCGGGGGAACTTCCTGCTGTTTCAGCTTGTATTTCCATTCGGGAGCGACACAAAGGTGGAAGTGACACAAATGACGAGGTCATGTTGgagtaatgtttatttatttcctcatttaAGTTTCATACACAAGACATTTTAGGAATTGAGGGAGAAGCCTCCATGAGTGTGAAGACTCCCCGAACAGCTGTGATAGAAAGCCCCATGTACAGgacatctaaaaaaataaaagattgcCATTTTTTCTTAAACCTTGTTTGCACCCATGTGTTCTTTGATAAGTATTTAATAACTCACTGCATGATTACTCCTGTCGTGTAAGCAAAAACAACTTACAGGAATAGTTGGCCACTTCAGAAATACAGTTATTTCCCTTCTCGCTGAGAGTtgaatgagaagattgacaccacttTCATGTTGATGTGGTAAATGTGAAGTTTGAGGTAGCAGCTAGTTAGCCTGGTTCTGGTAACAAAATCAATTTaccagcatctctaaagctcattaattaacatgaTTCTTTCCAATTTGTTTAAGTTTTTACGAAACATAAAGTGGTAATATATTATACCATCTAAATATGTCTAATGTTGTGGATTTGGATAAggtaaaactaaactaacaagtttaaacattacacacataacctATGAACACTTAAGCAACAATAGTAATCTCATTATTTGTGGTAATATAACTCAGACAAGAGCCATTTACtgcataataaatacttttaatCTTGATACTTTCATTTTCTGTACTTGTAGTAATTTAGAGATTTTTGAATGCAGAACTTGCGCTATTGGTACTTTTCATCAACTCTTGGTAAAGAAGCTTCTGAAGTacacatacagcacatacaGCGTCGGCCAAAtctgttcagctacagacagttcacacatgaggcaggtttattcctgaTGAGAtgtaatttattgtattttcttgTTGAACCgtttcaagaaccagagctaatttgttGTTAAAGTGGTACTACTCTTTgtaacatttcacatttaaagccacaattacagtgtttttgaaccattcattttacctttgctcacacattttagctcataactaATCATCATGGATCATGGATCCAAGGCTGATACTGAAACCAATTTattacaggaaacacaaaacttaatttaaattaCTTTTCTAAAGATCTTAGTTTGTTTTCACCAGaaactttatattattattattattattattattattattattattatttgtttagttattttgtttaaaaaataaattgacaaCAATAGATTCCTCCACGTACAACTAGAGGGAGTTTTTGTACCACCAGTGATATTTTTAGTTTGAGAACCAACGTGTCAGGAagtgctctgtctgtgtttgctcaATAGATGGAGCTAAAATGCTTTAAATTAGTAAAGTTAATCTTTATTACAGTGAGAGATCTCAACCTGTTTGAATTATGGAGCTTACTGTGTTTTACTAAAAATCAAATTACaactaaaaaaaagtatatacaaaTAAGTATAGCATCAGTTAAATGTGTTATATCTCCACAAAACCTGtgaaaatatagttttttttccctcagcatttagtttgtttttgtttttgttatcatACAAGAGTGACAGCAGTAATATATCTAAGGTCCTTACATGGTGCTTGAGCTGaggggtgggaaaaaaaagttagagTCTTTATTAAGTCATAACAACAGCCGTTTCTCTCCTGGTTTCGCTTTCAGCGCTTGTTTCTGATTTGTGTCAGTTGCATGTTGGTGTCGCTTTGTGGTTGCAGCATGCTATTATCGTAAGATGGGGAGTCCCTACTGGTGCGGGGACTCCCGTGGGTGTTGTAACCAGggcaacagagaaaaagaaaaatgatacCTGGCACCTGTAAACAGAGAGATCTATCCTTATATAGACACGACCACAATGTGGAATTACCCGTTTGTGTGGTGATTAACAAATCATCcatattaacaaaaacaaacggtGACATAATAAAGTACCAAATTTGCTGATTCTTCTCTGCTGGAGGAAAGAAACATCTGGCTGGTCCATCTTCACTCCCCTGAGCCAAATGAGGCTTACAAGTTACTGATGTGTGACCAGTCTGACCTAACTTTTTCCATTTAAAACCAGGCCACGCAGCAGTATTTCATCTGATTAGTTCATATGAAACTCCCAATCCATTACCATTTTTCCTTACCAGCTGACATCTGTAGTCATTTTTCTCTCGTCCTTGTTTATCTTTACTcgtgtaaatatttattatggTTCATGCCTCCTTACTAATGCTTTTTCCACTTCACCTATGGCCAACtattgagattttttttccattacattCAGGTGTATCAGACTTTAAAAGGAGCACAGTCAGTTGTTGTAAATTTCTAGTGTTTCctgatttgttgttttcatgagTTAAATCTCAACATCTATTGGATGAATCACCATTACATATAGTACAGGCATGCATGTTCCCTTCAGGGTGAATTGTAACAACTGTGGTGATACCATAACTCCTCGTATAGTTCATCAAGAGGTCAAACCTGTAGCACTGATGTCCTAGATCAACACAAGATCATTAAATATTGCACATTAAATCATCAATTATCtcatttaaaggtgcagtgaataggatttagtggcatctagtggtgaagtccCTCCCATTTCAGGCATGACGAAAAAACTATGTTGGATATAAAACCTACAAAAAGAGGTCCTGTCTGTAGACAGTGTTTGATTTCTCACTTTGGAAAATGACCCACTccctctgtggatataaaaggtgacaaaacaacagaacaattcctattttcaggttaatatacactaatgaaaacattgttatgcTTAATGTATTCTACCAATAGATCCTTtttaatgttacacactggacctttaagcctCAAAATGTGACCAAACTGTCTAAACTCCgtaagaagacaaacagaagtTGTTCTGCTCCACATACTCGAGTCCCTCAGGACTTTGTTCTCTTTCCTCCCTAATTAAAATTTATGTGTCACTATAGACCAGCTCATCCGCATTGAGTCTTAAGCAGAGACGAAAATAATAACTTGTGCTCCTGTTATATTATAACTCCCTTTTTTACTGGATCTAAACACAGCTTTTGACCATCATGTCCTCCAAAAGCTCTCATGTGATACCAATCTTGATTTCTCTTCAAACTCAGAATCCAGTTCAAGGTTTTTGTGATCACTTGTAGAGCTCTGCATAGTCTGCACAATTTTTACAATAGAGGGTTTAATTAGCAGCAGGTCTCTGAGGTCCTCTGCTCAGTCTTTGGGGATTGTTCTTTTAATTCAGCATAACAAGTAAGGAGAATATGATTCTAGAGTCATGGATTCTAAACGTTGTAACTCTctttctttgaaataaaaagtctAGTTTGTAACATTTATGAGGATCTATTGGTGGAAATAGagtataatatttataactatggttttcattattgtataatcatctgaaaataagttTTACCTTTTAGAATAAACCTTTTATATCAACCAAGAGAGCAGGTCCACTTCCACAGATACAAACAACCTTGGTGTTCTCCTTCATGCTCAAAACAACACCTCAacgttttattgtttttgttttattttatggtgcTTCCGTCTGTTGCCTTATTTCTTTTTGTGAATCACTTTGTGACGTTCTTCTCCTGAATTGATCTTTCTTACAGCAGTGTTAGTATGATCATTCCAGCTTTGTTTCTAAAAAACCATCcctcaatcaatcagtcaatcaatcaaataaatTCCCTCAGCTTCTTAATTTGATTTCAAAAAGCTCCTCAGGTGGATG encodes the following:
- the mrpl28 gene encoding large ribosomal subunit protein bL28m, which encodes MPLHKYPPKIWDALKLKQGIYARLPKHYLKSLEQKEPTPVHWRPLGVKYRANPQTGHKERVQDVPIPIYYPPQSQDGLWGGEGWISGFRYANNDKLSTRLRKTWKPQLLKRELYSEILDHKFTIPVTPRTLDLIDAAYGFDFYILKTQKEDLNSKLGMDLKRAMLLRLARKSTELYPNDPVKRETVYNKYKQFEIPEEEAEWLGLNLEEAVEKQRQLEHKEPEPLFKVCVDELVKELHVQKLSEPVLIEKK